The genomic DNA TTGTGATTTGCTCCGTACGCCAGCACTTCGGCAAGCCGAGGTTAATGCCTGACAAGTCAACGGCCGTGAGTGTATTTCAATCCCCATGATCGTCTCGTCCTCCCAACCAGCGCACTCTCCCGTGCGTCGACTGGTGTGGACGCTGATGGTGATCGTGGCTTGCGGAAGCCACCCTTTCGCCGGGCACGCCGCCCAATCGATCACGCCGGCGCAGGCCGATTTCTTCGAGCGCCGGATTCGCCCCTTTCTGGCCAACGATTGCTACGAGTGTCACGGCGCGAAGAAACAGAAGGGCGGGCTGAGGGTGGATTCACGCGACGGGCTGCGCCGGGGCGGCGATTCCGGACCGGCGGTGGTGCCGGGCGATGCGGCCAACAGTTTGCTCCTCCAGGCGATTCGCCATGCGCATGCCGAATTCAAGATGCCAAAGGACCGGCCGAAACTGTCCGATTCCGCCATCGCTTCTCTTGTTCAATGGGTGAACGACGGCGCGCCCGACCCGCGGGATCTTCCCCCGGTGACCGAGTCGGCAGGGGGCGCGGATTGGGCGAGCGTGTTTCAAGCGCGCCGCGAATGGTGGAGTTTCCAGCCCTTAGAGAAATCAGCGACACCTGCCGTGAAAGATGTCCGTTGGTCGGATGATCCAGTGGATCGCTTCATCCTGGCCAAGTTGGAAAGTCAGGGCCTTCGACCTGCCTCCCCCGCCCGTCCGGCGACGTGGCTGCGTCGGGTCCACTTCGTGATCACCGGTTTGCCGCCCACACCCGAGGAACTCCAGGCGTTTCTGAAGGACACTTCTCAAACCGGGCGGGCCCGCGTGGTGGATGGGCTGCTGGCCTCACCTCATTTCGGCGAACGTTGGGCGCGCCATTGGATGGACCTTGTCCGTTTTGCCGAGACTTACGGGCATGAGCAGGACTACTCCATTCCGCACGCCTGGCAGTATCGCGATTACCTGATCCGGGCT from Verrucomicrobiota bacterium includes the following:
- a CDS encoding DUF1549 domain-containing protein produces the protein MIVSSSQPAHSPVRRLVWTLMVIVACGSHPFAGHAAQSITPAQADFFERRIRPFLANDCYECHGAKKQKGGLRVDSRDGLRRGGDSGPAVVPGDAANSLLLQAIRHAHAEFKMPKDRPKLSDSAIASLVQWVNDGAPDPRDLPPVTESAGGADWASVFQARREWWSFQPLEKSATPAVKDVRWSDDPVDRFILAKLESQGLRPASPARPATWLRRVHFVITGLPPTPEELQAFLKDTSQTGRARVVDGLLASPHFGERWARHWMDLVRFAETYGHEQDYSIPHAWQYRDYLIRAFNADVPYDQFVKEHIAGDRLQPPRRHPTAGFNESVIGTGWWYMHQATHGPVDPYLDEADRIDNQIDVFSKTFLGLTVACARCHDHKFDPISTQDYYSLTAYLRGSRQDIACLDPDGTLEPRVEELRRRHTRESKTLRGALTRVRATDGPRIAAYLGAAREVLHGSPRP